A genome region from Jeotgalibacillus aurantiacus includes the following:
- a CDS encoding B3/B4 domain-containing protein, producing MEKSIHSSIGAPFSFGIINYHNIVVSESPQMLKGRLQLFQESLFFDLQDKPPSSFPGVAEWRTLFKDHGKDPNRYRHSTEALLKRIQKQNYLTSINSAIDLNNFFSLQYETPIGIYDSSKIEGSIELRLGSENEMFEGLNGRTNSAHNLVVAADQNGPFGSPFVDSVKTSVSEKTTEALQIVYFRPSLSEENKEKFLSSLKEMFIQVNGGSATTRIIS from the coding sequence ATGGAAAAATCCATTCATTCTTCAATTGGTGCACCATTTTCCTTTGGCATTATCAACTATCACAATATTGTTGTAAGTGAATCCCCTCAGATGTTAAAAGGGAGATTACAGCTGTTTCAGGAGTCTCTGTTTTTTGACTTACAGGATAAGCCTCCTTCAAGCTTCCCGGGCGTGGCAGAATGGCGTACGCTATTTAAGGATCATGGTAAAGATCCAAACCGCTATCGTCACAGCACAGAAGCGCTTTTAAAAAGAATCCAGAAGCAGAATTACCTGACCAGCATCAACTCAGCGATTGATCTTAATAATTTTTTCTCACTGCAATATGAGACGCCTATCGGGATTTACGATTCATCTAAAATCGAAGGTTCCATCGAATTACGGTTAGGCTCTGAAAACGAAATGTTCGAAGGACTGAACGGAAGAACCAACTCCGCACATAATCTTGTCGTTGCAGCAGATCAAAACGGCCCGTTCGGCAGCCCATTTGTTGATTCTGTTAAAACATCTGTTTCAGAAAAAACGACAGAAGCTCTTCAAATTGTTTATTTCCGTCCTTCTTTATCAGAAGAAAATAAAGAGAAGTTTCTTTCATCTCTTAAAGAAATGTTCATTCAGGTAAACGGAGGGTCTGCAACAACCCGGATTATCTCTTAA